A region of Marnyiella aurantia DNA encodes the following proteins:
- a CDS encoding TonB-dependent receptor domain-containing protein encodes MKTLLRSILIITLFLTQTIAAQTITESTFKVKGECGMCKDRIETTAKNAGATSANWNAATQTLSVKYDPSTVTGDTLLKKIADVGHDNEKYSAPDTVYKNLPGCCLYERTPSLIKSPEQPVNNLTALPTNTFFVKGNCGSCKARIEKAAKEAGASGANWNSETQTVVLEFDPAKTSSDIILQKIAEAGHDNEKFLAKDAVYNALPGCCLYDRELAFGVKSDLVHDDEQQPQKDFTQHKDHIDHNIDGVLITKREEATSLSRKSAGLTFNIGQKELLKAACCNLSESFETNATVDVSFSNAVTGTKQLKMLGLDQKYTSLTRELLPSIRGLASPYGLNLIPGRWIGGIQLTKGGSTVTNGYESITGQINTEFLKFQGTPETAINFFADANGRFETNITSTNALTEHWSQTVLLHGNATVAKMDTNDDGFLDQPTGNQINAAYLLNYNDLEHTGLGTHFGISFVKDERNGGQKDFDRHTDQSQQTLYGIGIDLEKFDIWNKTGYVFKGKPYQSIGWMNQYSHHEQDSFFGNRNYLGKQSTFYSNLIFESILGNTNHKYKTGASFLFDRFDEVYLQDNYNRTETVPGLFLEYTLTGENYTLVAGARADFHNLAGTQFTPRVNFKYDFTPRTILRLSAGRGFRTANVFAENQQYFASNRQIEILGSSGEIYDLKPETAWNYGASLQQEFNLFNRKATLVADFFRTDFQNQVLTDLDVSPQKIVFYNLNGKSFANSFQTQLDFSPAKNLDLRVAYKFYDVQADYMDGRRNIPFMAKNRGFFNASYSTQPTEGKAFWSFDTTLQYVGKQDLPNLSTNPSEFQLARSSDSFVTLNAQISRDFSKNIRIYVGGENLTSFTQDNPIIDAANPFGNYFDGGMVYAPIMPANFYLGMDFKF; translated from the coding sequence ATGAAAACTTTATTAAGAAGTATTCTTATTATCACCCTATTCCTTACCCAAACTATAGCTGCCCAAACCATTACCGAATCAACCTTTAAAGTGAAAGGCGAATGCGGTATGTGTAAAGACAGAATTGAAACTACCGCGAAAAATGCGGGCGCCACCTCCGCTAACTGGAATGCCGCCACACAAACTCTAAGTGTGAAATATGACCCCTCCACAGTTACAGGAGACACCCTATTAAAAAAAATTGCAGATGTGGGTCATGACAATGAGAAGTATTCTGCGCCAGACACAGTATACAAAAACCTTCCGGGCTGCTGCCTGTATGAAAGAACACCGTCACTCATAAAGAGTCCGGAACAACCCGTAAACAATCTAACAGCTTTGCCGACGAACACTTTTTTTGTAAAAGGAAACTGTGGTTCCTGCAAAGCCAGGATTGAAAAAGCGGCAAAAGAAGCCGGCGCGTCCGGCGCAAACTGGAACTCTGAAACTCAGACTGTAGTTCTGGAATTCGACCCTGCTAAAACCTCATCAGACATAATTTTGCAGAAAATTGCAGAAGCAGGTCACGACAATGAAAAATTTCTGGCCAAAGATGCTGTCTATAATGCTTTACCTGGCTGCTGCCTTTACGACCGTGAACTTGCTTTCGGAGTAAAGAGTGATTTAGTGCATGACGATGAACAGCAACCTCAAAAGGATTTTACACAGCATAAGGATCATATTGACCATAATATAGATGGAGTTCTTATCACAAAACGTGAAGAAGCGACATCATTAAGCCGGAAATCGGCCGGACTAACCTTCAATATCGGTCAGAAGGAATTGCTGAAGGCGGCCTGCTGTAACCTTTCGGAAAGTTTCGAAACCAATGCGACCGTAGATGTTTCTTTCAGCAATGCTGTTACAGGCACCAAACAGCTGAAAATGCTGGGTCTGGACCAGAAATACACCTCACTTACAAGAGAACTTCTTCCCTCCATTCGGGGACTGGCTTCACCTTATGGCTTGAACCTGATTCCCGGCCGCTGGATTGGTGGCATCCAATTGACTAAAGGTGGCAGTACGGTGACCAATGGATACGAAAGTATCACCGGACAAATAAATACGGAATTTCTGAAATTTCAGGGTACGCCCGAAACAGCAATTAATTTCTTTGCCGATGCCAACGGAAGATTTGAAACAAATATAACCTCTACCAACGCACTGACTGAACATTGGTCTCAGACGGTACTTTTGCACGGAAACGCGACCGTGGCGAAGATGGATACCAATGACGACGGCTTTTTGGACCAACCTACAGGAAACCAGATCAACGCCGCTTATTTGCTTAATTATAATGATCTGGAACATACAGGCCTGGGAACTCATTTCGGGATCAGCTTTGTTAAAGACGAACGTAACGGCGGACAGAAAGACTTTGACAGACATACCGATCAGTCACAACAGACTCTTTACGGAATCGGCATCGACCTCGAAAAGTTTGATATCTGGAACAAAACAGGATACGTTTTTAAAGGAAAACCTTACCAAAGCATTGGCTGGATGAACCAATACAGCCATCATGAGCAGGACAGTTTCTTCGGAAACAGGAATTATCTGGGCAAGCAAAGCACCTTTTATTCAAATCTGATTTTTGAGAGCATTTTGGGGAACACCAACCATAAGTACAAAACAGGCGCAAGTTTCCTGTTCGACAGATTTGACGAGGTTTACCTTCAGGATAATTATAACCGCACGGAAACTGTTCCCGGGCTGTTTCTGGAATACACCCTTACAGGTGAAAACTATACACTGGTAGCAGGTGCCAGAGCCGATTTTCACAATCTGGCTGGTACCCAGTTCACGCCGCGCGTTAATTTTAAATATGACTTTACTCCAAGGACCATTCTGAGACTTTCCGCCGGGCGGGGATTCCGTACCGCCAATGTTTTTGCTGAAAACCAACAGTATTTTGCATCAAACAGGCAAATCGAAATCCTGGGTAGCAGCGGTGAAATTTATGACCTGAAGCCTGAGACCGCTTGGAATTACGGTGCCAGCCTTCAGCAGGAATTTAACCTTTTCAACAGAAAAGCAACGCTGGTAGCCGATTTCTTCCGGACGGACTTCCAAAATCAGGTGCTGACAGACCTGGATGTTTCGCCACAGAAAATTGTATTCTATAACCTGAACGGTAAATCCTTTGCGAACAGTTTCCAGACTCAGCTTGACTTTTCACCGGCAAAAAATCTGGATCTTCGCGTGGCCTACAAATTTTACGATGTTCAGGCAGATTATATGGATGGCAGAAGAAACATCCCGTTTATGGCTAAGAACAGAGGCTTCTTCAATGCTTCCTACAGCACACAACCTACCGAGGGAAAAGCTTTCTGGTCTTTCGACACTACACTTCAATATGTTGGAAAGCAGGACCTCCCAAATTTATCCACTAATCCTTCAGAATTCCAGCTGGCGCGGTCTTCAGATTCCTTTGTAACACTGAACGCACAGATTTCGCGGGACTTTTCTAAAAACATAAGAATTTATGTGGGTGGTGAAAACCTGACGTCCTTCACCCAGGACAATCCTATCATAGATGCAGCCAATCCTTTCGGAAATTATTTTGATGGTGGAATGGTTTACGCACCTATAATGCCGGCCAATTTTTATTTAGGCATGGACTTTAAGTTCTGA